A window of the Ostrea edulis chromosome 1, xbOstEdul1.1, whole genome shotgun sequence genome harbors these coding sequences:
- the LOC125655756 gene encoding uncharacterized protein LOC125655756, with translation MLVFETDTNNLAICAIVTVAMQFSFFLLACSCKFDKVTDFAGGTNFVILGVLTFFLAETYQWRQIMVTVFIVIWGLRLSGYLLYRIIKIGEDKRFDDKRENCLAFAGFWTFQAFWVFTVSLPVIFVNAPDSAVYLTPDNDWTPQDIIGAVLFVTGLLIETFADFQKFGFRNNPANKGKWCDKGVWKVSRHPNYFGEIIIWIGMFIISTSICVDGKWAGVLSPLFTMAILLFLSGIPLLEKKSDERYRKDEAYLQYKKRTSPLILLPPSCYGCLPGFFKCLCCCEFPLYNYLDPEDEKVSIKPVGNESNREQDKV, from the exons ATGCTCGTTTTTGAGACGGACACAAACAATTTGGCGATATGTGCCATTGTGACAGTTGCCATGCAGTTTTCCTTCTTCTTGTTGGCGTGCTCATGCAAGTTTGACAAAGTCACGGACTTTGCAGGGGGCACGAACTTTGTTATTTTGGGAGTACTAACATTTTTCCTTGCAGAA ACATACCAATGGCGTCAGATTATGGTGActgttttcattgttatatgGGGCCTTCGTCTTTCTGGTTATCTGCTCTACAGGATTATAAAGATTGGAGAAGACAAACGATTTGATGATAAGAGGGAAAACTGCCTGGCATTTGCAGGATTCTGGACCTTTCAG GCATTTTGGGTGTTTACAGTTAGTCTTCCTGTAATATTTGTGAATGCCCCAGACAGTGCTGTTTATCTGACCCCTGACAATGACTGGACACCACAGGACATTATTGGTGCTGTACTGTTTGTTacaggattattgattgaaacCTTTGCAGACTTTCAGAAGTTTGGTTTCAGAAATAATCCTGCCAACAAAGGCAAATGGtgcgataaag GTGTGTGGAAAGTCTCCCGCCACCCTAACTACTTTGGCGAAATCATCATTTGGATTGGGATGTTCATTATCAGCACGAGTATCTGTGTGGATGGGAAGTGGGCTGGAGTTCTCAGTCCACTGTTTACCATGGCTATTTTACTCTTCCTTAGTGGTATTCCGCTACTAGAGAAAAAATCAGATGAGAGATATCGAAA AGATGAAGCTTACTTACAGTACAAGAAAAGGACCAGCCCTCTGATCCTCCTACCCCCTTCCTGCTATGGCTGCCTTCCAGGGTTTTTTAAATGTCTGTGCTGTTGCGAGTTCCCCCTGTATAATTATCTAGACCCAGAGGATGAGAAAGTCAGTATCAAGCCTGTTGGTAATGAATCTAATAGAGAACAGGACAAAGTGTAA